One Pseudorhodoplanes sinuspersici DNA segment encodes these proteins:
- a CDS encoding M16 family metallopeptidase, translating into MMHFRQFAFAGAALVTSFAFAPSAQAMTKIERVVSPGGIEAWLVREPSVPLVAMEFSFKGGANQDPSDKPGVSYMTAATLDEGAGDLDAKAFQQRLERNAIELSFRASRDELRGTLKVMTNKQDEGYDLLRQSLTAPRFDAEPVERVRAQMLTALKRETTSPNDISARLWWRTAFPGHPYSQPTNGSLDSVPVIVRDDLKAYAGRVLARDNLKIGVVGDIDAKQLGVVLDRVFGGLPAKADLRKLPEAKMQSIGKKLEVELDVPQTVVSFGGLGVPRKDPDFIPAYIVNHILGGGSFSSRLYNEVREKRGLAYSVYSYLLPLDATALFMGATQTRADRANETVGLIEQEIKRLAENGPTQDELDKSKSYLRGSYALNFDTSTKIAAQLVQLQVDDLGIDYWERRNGLIEAVTLDDVKRVAKRLLDGGVLVTMVGRAPVIPAKGG; encoded by the coding sequence ATGATGCATTTTCGTCAATTCGCTTTCGCGGGCGCCGCACTCGTCACGTCGTTTGCGTTCGCGCCTTCCGCGCAGGCGATGACCAAGATCGAGCGCGTGGTCAGCCCCGGCGGCATCGAAGCCTGGCTGGTGCGCGAGCCTTCGGTGCCGCTGGTGGCGATGGAGTTCTCCTTCAAGGGCGGCGCCAATCAGGACCCGTCCGACAAGCCGGGCGTGTCCTACATGACCGCCGCGACGCTCGATGAGGGCGCGGGCGATCTCGATGCAAAGGCGTTCCAGCAGCGCCTCGAGCGCAACGCCATCGAATTGTCCTTCCGCGCCAGCCGCGATGAATTGCGTGGCACGCTGAAGGTCATGACCAACAAGCAGGATGAGGGCTACGATCTGCTGCGCCAGTCGCTGACCGCGCCGCGTTTCGATGCGGAGCCGGTGGAGCGCGTGCGCGCGCAGATGCTGACGGCGCTGAAGCGCGAGACCACCAGCCCCAACGATATCAGCGCGCGGCTGTGGTGGCGGACGGCATTTCCAGGTCACCCCTACAGCCAGCCGACCAACGGCTCGCTGGACTCGGTGCCGGTCATCGTGCGCGACGATCTGAAGGCCTATGCCGGCCGCGTTCTCGCCCGCGACAATCTCAAGATCGGTGTGGTCGGCGATATCGATGCCAAACAGCTCGGCGTCGTGCTCGATCGGGTGTTCGGCGGCCTGCCGGCGAAAGCCGATCTTCGCAAGCTGCCTGAAGCCAAGATGCAGTCGATCGGCAAGAAGCTGGAAGTCGAACTCGATGTGCCGCAGACGGTGGTCAGCTTCGGCGGCCTCGGTGTGCCGCGCAAGGATCCGGATTTCATCCCGGCCTATATCGTCAATCATATTCTGGGCGGCGGCTCGTTCTCCTCGCGTCTTTACAACGAGGTGCGTGAGAAGCGCGGCCTGGCCTATTCGGTCTATTCCTATCTTCTGCCGCTCGATGCGACGGCCCTGTTCATGGGCGCCACTCAGACGCGGGCCGATCGTGCCAACGAGACCGTCGGCCTGATCGAGCAGGAGATCAAGCGGCTGGCCGAGAATGGTCCGACCCAGGACGAGCTCGACAAGTCGAAGTCCTATCTCCGTGGTTCCTACGCGCTGAACTTCGATACCTCGACGAAGATTGCCGCGCAGCTCGTGCAGTTGCAGGTCGACGATCTTGGCATCGATTACTGGGAACGCCGCAACGGCCTGATCGAAGCCGTGACGCTCGATGACGTGAAGCGCGTTGCCAAGCGTCTGCTCGATGGCGGTGTGCTGGTCACGATGGTCGGCCGCGCTCCGGTGATACCCGCCAAGGGTGGCTAG
- a CDS encoding M16 family metallopeptidase: MIHITRRFLPALFAASAAFFVLGPSVDALASTGPDVSHFKLGNGMEVVVIPDRRVPVVTHMVWYKVGAADEQPGKSGIAHFLEHLMFKGTEKNPAGQFSKTLSTIGGQENAFTSSDYTGYFQRVTKDRLKMVMEFEADRMTGLKLTDEAVLPERNVVLEEQNSRVANSPSAKLGEDVQAALYLNHPYGRPVIGWRHEIEKLDRKDAIDFYNKWYTPNNAILVVAGDVDADEVKKLAEETYGKVAPRAEIGPRIRPQEPEQRTVRTVLFADPRVTQPSLQRSYLVPSAHTAKPGESEALEVLSQILGSGSNSRLYSKLVMEKPLATSIGAWYQGTALDDTRFGVYGTPRANVTLKDLEDAIDSVIAEVADKGVTNDELERTKIKLVADVVYAQDSQATMARWYGAALTSGLTVESLKTWPDRVQKVTADQVRDAAKKWLDKRRSVTGYLVKDLPKPEERRS, translated from the coding sequence ATGATCCACATCACGCGCCGATTTCTCCCGGCACTCTTCGCGGCATCGGCCGCGTTTTTCGTGCTCGGTCCATCCGTCGACGCCTTGGCGTCCACGGGTCCGGACGTCTCCCACTTCAAGCTGGGCAACGGCATGGAGGTCGTGGTGATCCCCGACCGCCGCGTGCCGGTGGTCACCCACATGGTCTGGTACAAGGTCGGTGCCGCCGATGAGCAGCCCGGCAAGTCCGGCATCGCCCATTTCCTCGAACATCTGATGTTCAAGGGCACCGAGAAAAATCCGGCCGGCCAGTTTTCCAAGACCCTCTCCACCATCGGCGGACAGGAAAACGCCTTCACCTCGAGCGATTACACCGGCTACTTCCAGCGCGTCACCAAGGACCGCTTGAAGATGGTGATGGAGTTCGAAGCCGACCGCATGACCGGTCTCAAGCTCACCGACGAAGCGGTGCTGCCGGAACGCAATGTCGTTCTTGAAGAACAGAATAGCCGCGTCGCCAACAGCCCGTCCGCCAAGCTCGGTGAGGATGTGCAGGCGGCGCTTTATCTCAATCATCCTTACGGCCGGCCGGTGATTGGCTGGCGCCATGAAATCGAAAAGCTCGACCGCAAGGACGCGATCGATTTCTACAACAAATGGTACACGCCGAATAACGCGATCCTGGTCGTCGCCGGTGACGTTGACGCCGATGAGGTGAAGAAACTTGCCGAGGAGACTTACGGCAAGGTTGCGCCGCGCGCCGAGATCGGCCCGCGCATCCGCCCGCAGGAGCCGGAGCAGCGCACCGTCCGCACCGTGCTGTTCGCCGATCCGCGCGTCACCCAGCCGAGCCTGCAACGCAGCTATCTGGTGCCGTCCGCACACACCGCAAAGCCCGGTGAATCGGAAGCGCTGGAAGTGCTGTCGCAAATTCTCGGTTCGGGCAGCAACAGCCGCCTCTACAGCAAGCTCGTCATGGAGAAGCCGCTCGCGACCTCGATCGGCGCCTGGTACCAAGGCACGGCGCTCGATGACACGCGCTTTGGCGTCTATGGCACGCCGCGCGCCAATGTGACGTTGAAAGACCTCGAGGATGCGATCGATTCCGTGATCGCCGAAGTCGCCGACAAAGGCGTCACCAACGACGAGCTCGAACGCACCAAGATCAAGCTGGTGGCCGATGTCGTCTATGCGCAGGACAGCCAGGCGACGATGGCGCGCTGGTATGGTGCTGCATTGACCTCCGGTCTCACCGTTGAAAGCCTCAAGACATGGCCTGACCGCGTGCAGAAGGTGACTGCGGATCAGGTGCGTGACGCCGCCAAAAAATGGCTCGATAAGCGCCGCTCGGTAACGGGCTATCTGGTCAAAGACCTTCCCAAGCCGGAGGAGCGGCGTTCATGA
- a CDS encoding GIY-YIG nuclease family protein, whose translation MKQPAVYIMASKRNGTLYTGVTSNIQQRAWQHREGIGTGFAARYGCKLLVWYELHDHMIAAIEHEKQIKGGSRAKKIALITTANPEWRDLYSSLF comes from the coding sequence ATGAAACAACCGGCGGTCTATATCATGGCCAGCAAGCGGAACGGCACGCTCTATACCGGCGTCACTTCCAATATTCAACAGCGCGCTTGGCAGCATCGTGAAGGCATCGGAACCGGATTTGCAGCCCGCTATGGATGCAAACTGCTGGTGTGGTACGAGCTGCACGATCATATGATCGCAGCAATCGAACACGAAAAGCAAATCAAAGGCGGATCACGCGCAAAGAAAATCGCGTTGATCACCACCGCCAATCCGGAATGGCGGGATTTGTATTCCAGCCTGTTCTGA
- a CDS encoding nucleoside deaminase, giving the protein MTKSTFMDMALTEAQNAAEAGEVPVGCVLVRGTEVLVRTSNRTLMDRDPTAHAEMLAIRQAAHLLQTERLTDCDLYVTLEPCAMCAAAISFARIRRVYYGAADPKGGAVDHGVRFFNSPTCHHRPEVYGGIGEKEAGALLKNFFAERR; this is encoded by the coding sequence ATGACCAAATCGACATTTATGGATATGGCGCTCACGGAGGCGCAGAACGCGGCCGAAGCCGGGGAGGTGCCGGTCGGTTGTGTGCTCGTGCGCGGAACCGAGGTCTTGGTCCGCACCAGCAACCGCACGCTGATGGATCGCGATCCGACCGCGCATGCCGAAATGCTGGCGATCCGGCAGGCGGCGCATCTCCTTCAGACCGAGCGGCTGACCGATTGCGATCTTTACGTCACGCTCGAGCCTTGCGCGATGTGTGCCGCGGCGATCTCCTTCGCCCGTATTCGCCGCGTCTATTATGGCGCGGCCGATCCGAAGGGCGGGGCGGTGGACCATGGTGTCCGTTTCTTCAACTCTCCCACATGCCACCATCGGCCGGAGGTCTATGGCGGCATCGGCGAAAAGGAAGCGGGCGCGTTGCTGAAGAATTTCTTCGCCGAGCGGCGCTAA
- the mutL gene encoding DNA mismatch repair endonuclease MutL produces the protein MPVRQLSEAIINRIAAGEVVERPASVVKELVENALDAGARKIEIVTDGGGRRLIRITDDGNGMTRDDLTLAVERHATSKLSDDDDLMAIATLGFRGEALPSIGSVSKLSIVTRHASEPHAWALGVDAGVKSQPVPAALNAGTRIEVRDLFYATPARLKFMKSERAESDAVREVVRRLAMSRPDVAFTLAGEERAHVTWPAALPGLPGSLARLGDILGSDFRANAVEVMAGKEGLGVVGFAALPTYTRANSLGQYLFVNGRPVRDKLLVGAVHGAYADYLPRGRQPVVALFVSIDPREVDVNVHPAKTEVRFRDGGLVRSLIFGALRDALARESGRAASTGGDATVAAFRPASSVPRGGWDFRRSPAAPPSFPVRNCPQQGFATDGNAAAGFAEAAQAVFDVGAAATSARVETFEPAVDALDRPLGAARAQVHDNYIVSQTRDGLVIVDQHAAHERLVYERLKAAVEKQGVARQILLIPEIVELDESDVERLVARADELAKYGLVLDSFGPGAVAVRETPSLLGEIDAVSLVRDLAEHMAEWDDGLPLERRLMHVAATMACHGSVRSGRRLKGEEMNALLREMEVTPNSGQCNHGRPTYVELKLSDIERLFGRR, from the coding sequence ATGCCTGTTCGCCAACTCTCCGAAGCCATTATCAACCGCATTGCCGCCGGCGAGGTCGTCGAGCGGCCGGCCAGCGTGGTGAAGGAACTGGTCGAGAACGCACTCGATGCCGGCGCCAGGAAGATCGAGATCGTCACCGATGGCGGCGGCCGGCGGCTGATCCGCATCACCGACGACGGCAACGGCATGACGCGGGACGATCTCACGCTCGCGGTCGAGCGCCACGCCACGTCGAAACTGTCGGACGACGACGACCTGATGGCGATCGCGACGCTCGGCTTTCGCGGTGAGGCGCTGCCGTCGATCGGCTCGGTGTCGAAATTATCCATCGTCACGCGCCATGCCAGCGAGCCGCATGCCTGGGCGCTCGGCGTTGATGCCGGCGTCAAGTCGCAGCCTGTGCCCGCCGCGCTGAATGCCGGCACCCGCATCGAGGTGCGCGATCTGTTCTACGCAACGCCCGCGCGCCTGAAATTCATGAAGAGCGAACGCGCCGAAAGCGATGCCGTGCGCGAGGTGGTGCGGCGGCTGGCGATGAGTAGGCCCGATGTCGCCTTTACCCTCGCGGGTGAAGAGCGTGCGCATGTCACCTGGCCCGCGGCGTTGCCGGGACTGCCGGGCTCGCTGGCGCGGCTCGGCGATATTCTCGGCTCCGATTTCCGCGCCAATGCCGTCGAGGTGATGGCCGGCAAGGAAGGCCTCGGCGTGGTCGGCTTTGCCGCGCTACCGACTTACACGCGCGCCAATTCGCTCGGCCAGTATCTGTTCGTCAACGGACGGCCGGTGCGCGACAAGTTACTCGTCGGCGCGGTGCATGGCGCTTATGCCGATTATCTGCCGCGCGGCCGTCAACCTGTCGTGGCGTTGTTCGTCAGCATCGATCCGCGCGAGGTCGATGTGAATGTGCATCCGGCAAAAACCGAAGTGCGCTTCCGCGATGGCGGTCTGGTGCGCAGCCTGATCTTTGGTGCTTTGCGCGATGCGCTGGCGCGCGAGAGTGGACGCGCGGCCTCGACCGGCGGTGATGCGACCGTTGCGGCCTTTCGTCCGGCGTCATCGGTACCGCGCGGCGGCTGGGACTTCCGGCGCTCGCCGGCCGCGCCGCCCTCGTTTCCGGTACGAAATTGTCCGCAGCAGGGTTTTGCAACGGACGGCAATGCCGCTGCGGGCTTTGCCGAAGCGGCGCAGGCGGTGTTCGATGTCGGCGCTGCCGCGACAAGCGCGCGGGTTGAGACCTTCGAGCCCGCGGTCGATGCGCTCGATCGTCCGCTCGGCGCAGCGCGCGCGCAGGTGCATGACAATTACATTGTCTCGCAGACCCGCGATGGCCTTGTCATTGTCGATCAGCACGCCGCGCATGAGCGGCTGGTCTATGAACGGCTAAAAGCCGCGGTCGAGAAGCAGGGCGTGGCGCGGCAGATCCTGCTGATCCCGGAAATCGTCGAGCTCGACGAAAGCGATGTCGAGCGTCTGGTCGCGCGCGCTGACGAACTGGCAAAGTACGGCCTGGTGCTGGACAGCTTCGGCCCCGGCGCTGTCGCCGTGCGCGAGACACCTTCACTGCTGGGTGAGATCGATGCGGTGTCGCTCGTTCGCGATCTCGCCGAGCACATGGCGGAATGGGATGACGGTTTGCCGCTCGAACGCCGCCTGATGCATGTCGCCGCGACCATGGCCTGCCATGGTTCGGTGCGGTCGGGCCGCCGTTTGAAGGGCGAGGAGATGAACGCACTGCTGCGCGAAATGGAAGTCACGCCCAATTCCGGCCAGTGCAATCACGGCCGGCCGACCTATGTCGAACTTAAGCTCAGCGATATCGAAAGGTTGTTCGGGAGGCGGTGA
- the arfB gene encoding alternative ribosome rescue aminoacyl-tRNA hydrolase ArfB: protein MIRVTDTISIDEEEIEESFVRSSGPGGQNVNKLSTAVQLRFDVRRSPSLPNDVAIRLMRLAGKRLTKDGVLVLIAQNNRTQERNRAEARERLIELIREAAVKPVPRRATKPTKASKTKRLEGKKLRSNVKDMRGKVRMD, encoded by the coding sequence ATGATCCGCGTCACCGACACCATCAGCATCGACGAAGAGGAAATCGAGGAAAGCTTCGTGCGGTCCTCGGGGCCGGGCGGGCAGAATGTCAACAAGCTGTCCACCGCCGTGCAATTGCGTTTCGACGTGCGGCGCTCGCCATCGCTGCCGAACGATGTCGCCATTCGTCTGATGCGGCTCGCCGGCAAGCGGCTGACCAAGGATGGCGTGCTGGTGCTGATTGCGCAGAACAATCGCACACAGGAACGCAACCGCGCCGAGGCGCGCGAGCGGCTGATCGAACTCATTCGCGAAGCTGCGGTGAAGCCGGTGCCGCGTAGAGCCACCAAGCCGACGAAAGCCTCGAAGACCAAGCGTCTTGAGGGCAAGAAGCTGCGCTCGAACGTCAAGGATATGCGTGGCAAGGTGCGGATGGATTGA
- a CDS encoding patatin-like phospholipase family protein, with protein MKSVALALGGGGARGLAHIAVFEVLDEMGIRPVAIAGTSIGALLGAPYAAGMSGSEIRKHVVTLARDRSGLFRKLLAVRAGGIGSLIASGLRDATLIDAEKFCAQFLPDIVPDDFSTLQIPLTVIASDLYARRELAMSSGSLRSAVAASMAIPGMSRPVLVDGRVMVDGGATNPLPFDRLRGKADIIIAVDVAGPPTEARTEIPLALESYLATILVMGQTIIDEKLRHGAPDIILRPNVGVFRTLDFLRVSAILRAAEPIKAELKGKLSALLSD; from the coding sequence GCTCGCGCTCGGTGGCGGCGGCGCGCGCGGGCTTGCCCATATCGCGGTCTTCGAGGTGCTGGACGAGATGGGCATCCGTCCTGTCGCGATTGCGGGCACGTCGATCGGCGCGCTGCTCGGTGCGCCCTATGCCGCCGGCATGAGCGGCAGCGAAATTCGCAAGCATGTCGTCACGTTGGCGCGCGACCGCTCCGGCCTGTTCCGCAAGCTGCTGGCGGTGCGCGCCGGCGGCATCGGCTCGCTGATCGCGTCCGGCCTTCGCGATGCGACGCTGATCGACGCGGAGAAATTCTGTGCGCAATTTCTGCCCGATATCGTGCCGGACGATTTCAGCACATTGCAAATTCCGCTGACAGTCATCGCCTCTGATCTTTATGCGCGTCGTGAGCTGGCGATGTCGTCCGGTTCGCTCAGGTCCGCCGTCGCGGCCTCGATGGCGATTCCGGGCATGAGCCGGCCAGTGTTGGTCGATGGCCGCGTCATGGTCGATGGCGGCGCGACCAACCCGTTGCCGTTCGATCGGTTGCGCGGCAAAGCCGACATCATCATTGCGGTCGATGTAGCTGGCCCGCCCACCGAAGCGAGAACGGAAATACCACTGGCACTGGAAAGCTACCTTGCCACCATTCTGGTCATGGGCCAGACCATCATCGACGAGAAACTGCGCCATGGCGCACCGGACATCATTTTGCGGCCGAATGTCGGTGTGTTCCGCACACTCGATTTCCTGCGGGTCAGTGCCATCCTGCGCGCGGCAGAACCGATCAAGGCCGAGTTGAAGGGCAAGCTGTCGGCATTGCTCTCCGATTGA
- the rsmD gene encoding 16S rRNA (guanine(966)-N(2))-methyltransferase RsmD encodes MRIVGGKFRGRTLAGPSTQQIRPTADRLRESIFNILMHAYGDPVTGARVLDLFAGTGALGLEALSRGAAFTLFVDDGAEARALIRQNVETLGAAGVTRIFRRDATKLGSVHPNEPFSLVFLDPPYGKGLAEKALLSAREGGWMTPDALVMIEEAKGAFQTPDGFNEIERRDYDDTEIVFLNLA; translated from the coding sequence ATGCGGATCGTTGGCGGAAAATTCCGCGGCCGCACGCTCGCCGGCCCAAGCACGCAGCAGATCCGTCCGACCGCGGATCGCCTGCGCGAATCCATCTTCAACATCCTGATGCATGCCTATGGCGATCCAGTCACCGGCGCACGGGTGCTGGACCTGTTCGCCGGCACCGGCGCCTTGGGGCTCGAAGCCTTGTCGCGTGGCGCCGCTTTCACCCTGTTTGTCGATGACGGCGCGGAAGCGCGCGCCTTGATCCGGCAGAATGTCGAAACACTGGGTGCCGCCGGTGTTACCCGCATCTTCCGAAGAGATGCGACGAAGCTGGGTAGCGTGCATCCGAATGAGCCATTCTCGCTGGTGTTCCTTGATCCACCCTATGGCAAGGGACTTGCGGAAAAGGCGCTCCTTTCGGCACGCGAGGGCGGCTGGATGACGCCGGATGCGCTGGTCATGATCGAGGAAGCCAAGGGCGCGTTCCAGACGCCGGACGGTTTCAACGAAATCGAACGGCGCGACTATGACGACACCGAGATTGTTTTTCTGAACCTCGCCTGA